From Columba livia isolate bColLiv1 breed racing homer chromosome 5, bColLiv1.pat.W.v2, whole genome shotgun sequence, one genomic window encodes:
- the RPS29 gene encoding small ribosomal subunit protein uS14 yields the protein MGHQQLYWSHPRKFGQGSRSCRVCSNRHGLIRKYGLNMCRQCFRQYAKDIGFIKLD from the exons ATggggcaccagcagctctaCTGGAGCCACCCCAGGAAGTTCGGCCAGGGCTCCCGCTCCTG CCGCGTGTGCTCCAACCGCCACGGCCTCATCCGCAAATACGGGCTGAACATGTGCCGGCAGTGCTTCCGCCAGTACGCCAAGGACATCGGCTTCATCAAG CTGGACTGA
- the LRR1 gene encoding leucine-rich repeat protein 1, giving the protein MRLQCEVEVISRLLPTCGLRGRGRATRALLSLGRPPGRARGGGVYLMVCTARDRSGARYKVQENIERFFTRFVEEGKATVRLREPAVDVCLSKANASNLKTFLSAVRLAHQGTDIGALPLSALVPAKTSEVEKPKTKLIITSRRDYPLTKNFPYSLEHLQASYCKLARIDTRVLCLKKLRKLDLSHNHIKQLPATIGDLTCLQELILHDNHLESFSGALCRSTLQESLQFLDLSQNKIKALPIQFCQLRQLVNLKLDDNELIRLPFKIGQLDHLRFLSAARNKLPFLPSDFRKLCLENLDLFGNPFEQPNPLVPSVQLKIPLTLLECAARATINYRIPYGCHLLPSHLCEDLEVAKTCQCGSACLSSFIQITVTMNLHHVAHTVVLVDNMGGTEAPVICYFCSLDCYSQFLDRYLQSHG; this is encoded by the exons ATGCGGCTGCAGTGCGAGGTGGAGGTGATCAGCCGGCTCCTGCCCACCTGCGGGCTGCGGGGCCGCGGCCGCGCCACCCGGGCCCTCCTGTCGCTCGGCCGCCCGCccgggcgggcgcggggcggcggcgtCTACCTCATGGTGTGCACGGCGCGGGACCGGAGCGGCGCTCGGTACAAG GTGCAGGAGAACATCGAGCGGTTCTTCACGCGGTTCGTGGAGGAGGGCAAGGCCACCGTGCGGCTGCGGGAGCCCGCCGTGGATGTGTGCCTCAGCAAG GCAAATGCCAGCAATTTAAAGACTTTCCTTTCAGCTGTGAGACTGGCTCACCAGGGGACCGACATTGGAGCCCTCCCGCTCTCAGCTCTGGTACCAGCAAAGACCTCGGAAGTTGAGAAACCCAAGACCAAACTGATCATAACTTCAAGAAGGGACTATCCTCTCACCAAAAACTTTCCGTACTCCCTCGAGCACCTCCAAGCCTCGTACTGCAAACTCGCTCGGATCGACACGCGGGTGCTTTGTTTGAAGAAACTCCGAAAACTCGACCTAAGTCATAATCATATTAAGCAGCTGCCGGCCACTATTGGTGACCTGACCTGTCTTCAGGAGCTGATCTTGCACGACAATCACCTGGAGTCGTTCAGTGGGGCTCTGTGCAGATCCACCCTTCAGGAATCTCTTCAGTTCTTGGACCTCagtcaaaacaaaatcaaagcgCTTCCAATTCAGTTTTGCCAGCTGCGACAACTCGTTAATTTAAAGCTCGATGACAATGAGCTGATTAGGTTGCCATTCAAGATTGGCCAGTTAGATCATCTGCGCTTTCTCTCAGCAGCTCGAAACAAACTGCCTTTCCTGCCCAGTGATTTTAGGAAACTCTGTCTGGAGAACTTGGATCTCTTTGGGAATCCTTTTGAACAGCCCAACCCGCTTGTTCCCAGCGTACAACTGAAAATACCATTGACTTTGTTAGAATGTGCTGCAAGAGCCACCATCAATTACAG AATCCCTTATGGTTGCCATCTCCTTCCCTCTCACCTCTGCGAGGATCTGGAGGTGGCTAAAACGTGCCAGTGCGGCAGCGCCTGTCTGAGCAGCTTCATTCAGATCACGGTGACCATGAACCTGCACCACGTCGCGCACACCGTGGTCCTGGTGGATAACATGGGAGGTACAGAAGCGCCCGTCATCTGCTACTTCTGCTCCCTGGACTGCTACTCCCAGTTCCTCGACAGGTACCTGCAGAGTCACGGGTGA